A DNA window from Pseudodesulfovibrio thermohalotolerans contains the following coding sequences:
- a CDS encoding AlwI family type II restriction endonuclease, translating into MIALASSPLQGNLYGKEQEIAFRDLLGECGVVRLGKDETYSASRKWRSALDKLGFIYPKLKGDEEVLQDQLGTPGMITENGRRLVETESVAGWQECYLRSLAAMYIADGDRLFSPLRHTVAIMAELDKAVGDSSLSFIEVALFIQLLPGGKTPSEIASEIIEFRKKRDAAERKKDFYREQTEALSKRFGKKYGTFADYADTNIRYLKATGLVNRKGRGIVLVPDKRVLVDRLIQYTAIPESPLDRYKTLCAGAPLPIDEKDSALAVLYDLVERLKEKGVAFDLAAKSLDTPQDIAVVRHEIEDALARIREEEYAAAQAIMGEEISEYIGLLVGKKKTKTLSSGDTISIPNGEAPAYFEWIIWRVFLAIDSLVNKPWDARRFKIDQDFLPVGTAPGNGPDIVFEFDDMVVVVEVTLTSSSRQEAAEGEPVRRHVAKYAEDFDGSKLVFGLFLAVNIDTNTANSFRLGEWYLKDDRKIGLQIVPMTLDDFKAIWDAASDRPSVILPKLKDLMRDCRMYSNDSAPQWKKKVSDLASKTALSLKQ; encoded by the coding sequence TTGATCGCATTGGCCTCATCGCCGTTGCAGGGAAACCTATACGGAAAAGAACAGGAGATCGCATTCAGGGATCTCCTTGGCGAATGCGGCGTTGTTCGGCTTGGGAAGGACGAGACATATAGCGCAAGTAGGAAGTGGAGAAGCGCCCTTGACAAGCTTGGGTTCATCTATCCGAAGTTGAAGGGTGACGAGGAAGTCCTCCAAGACCAGCTTGGTACTCCCGGGATGATCACGGAGAACGGAAGACGCTTGGTCGAAACCGAAAGCGTTGCCGGTTGGCAGGAATGCTACCTGCGTTCCCTGGCGGCCATGTACATTGCCGATGGCGATAGGCTTTTTTCCCCTCTCCGCCACACCGTGGCTATTATGGCCGAACTTGACAAGGCTGTTGGAGACAGTTCCCTGAGCTTCATCGAAGTTGCCTTGTTCATTCAGCTCCTCCCTGGCGGTAAAACGCCATCAGAAATCGCCAGCGAGATCATCGAGTTCAGAAAGAAGCGGGATGCGGCAGAAAGAAAAAAGGATTTTTACAGGGAGCAAACCGAAGCTCTGTCGAAGCGGTTTGGCAAGAAATATGGCACGTTCGCCGATTATGCCGACACCAACATCCGCTACCTGAAGGCGACTGGACTGGTCAATCGGAAGGGGCGTGGAATAGTTCTCGTCCCTGATAAGCGGGTCTTGGTTGATAGGCTTATCCAGTATACAGCCATTCCCGAAAGTCCGCTTGATCGGTACAAGACTCTTTGCGCCGGCGCACCGCTTCCGATCGACGAGAAAGACAGCGCCTTGGCAGTGCTCTACGATCTCGTGGAAAGGCTGAAGGAGAAGGGTGTCGCTTTCGACCTTGCGGCCAAATCCCTTGATACACCACAGGACATTGCCGTCGTCAGGCACGAGATCGAAGACGCTTTGGCAAGGATACGGGAAGAGGAATACGCTGCCGCCCAAGCGATCATGGGCGAGGAGATTTCCGAGTACATAGGGCTTTTGGTCGGCAAGAAGAAGACGAAGACGCTGAGCAGTGGCGACACGATCTCTATTCCGAACGGTGAAGCTCCGGCATATTTCGAGTGGATAATCTGGCGTGTCTTCCTTGCAATCGACTCCTTGGTCAACAAACCATGGGATGCCCGTCGGTTCAAGATTGACCAAGATTTTCTCCCTGTCGGCACTGCTCCTGGAAACGGGCCGGATATCGTCTTCGAGTTTGACGACATGGTTGTCGTGGTCGAGGTCACCCTTACGTCTTCTTCCAGGCAAGAGGCCGCCGAGGGAGAACCTGTCAGAAGGCATGTGGCAAAATATGCGGAAGACTTTGACGGATCCAAACTTGTCTTCGGTTTGTTCCTCGCCGTCAACATTGACACCAACACTGCCAACTCTTTCCGGCTTGGTGAGTGGTATTTGAAGGACGACAGGAAAATCGGGCTACAGATCGTGCCGATGACCCTCGACGATTTCAAGGCTATATGGGATGCGGCTTCCGACAGGCCGTCTGTCATCCTGCCAAAGCTTAAAGACCTGATGCGAGACTGCCGAATGTACAGCAACGACTCTGCTCCGCAATGGAAGAAAAAGGTGTCGGACCTGGCCTCGAAGACGGCCTTATCCCTCAAGCAATAG
- a CDS encoding PBSX family phage terminase large subunit: MTGPKAILPASVTVDRFSPKQLVLQNWWTTEKLRWHKYILAVGAIRTGKSLGLSIGYTSWVMETFRGSKTNHIVAAQTKGALEQNVLPYLAYGLKLLGYRATYNQSKGLLTAADQVFRCLGAPHERSQDVLQGFTAASTFLDEAALLPKNFVDQAIGRCIMEPRARHWLNCNPGAPSNFIKKEFVDQAINALEVRFRLEDNPGLPESEILAIKRKYPSGVFRKRYVDGLWALAEGLVYSTFDEDVHVVDMDRIVKQRLADKPNRQPFRYYAVGCDYAGGDDALVFTLYGYDHHDHRKTSFYCLREFYFRPDPENGIKRKTHSDMADEMVKFLAGIRPRFIAVDPGGGGTAFITELQRRGLPAKAAAKGPDSILAGIEFVSDLHTQNQIYYDKRRCPNMIREKLAYSWDDKKLTPVPIGGDDHCLDAERYFFSTGFGSNKRAAIVGASGTAVA, encoded by the coding sequence ATGACCGGGCCGAAGGCAATCCTGCCGGCAAGTGTCACTGTCGACCGGTTCTCCCCGAAACAACTGGTCCTGCAGAACTGGTGGACGACGGAAAAGCTCCGCTGGCACAAGTACATCTTGGCAGTTGGCGCTATCAGGACCGGGAAGTCTTTGGGGCTGTCTATAGGGTATACGTCCTGGGTCATGGAGACGTTCCGTGGTTCGAAGACGAACCATATCGTCGCCGCCCAGACCAAGGGGGCGCTCGAGCAGAACGTCCTTCCTTACCTCGCTTACGGGCTGAAACTTCTCGGTTACAGGGCGACGTACAACCAGTCCAAAGGCCTCCTGACGGCGGCCGATCAGGTATTTCGGTGCCTCGGCGCACCGCATGAACGAAGCCAGGACGTTCTCCAGGGCTTCACTGCCGCATCGACGTTTCTCGACGAGGCGGCGCTTCTTCCGAAGAACTTCGTGGACCAGGCAATAGGCAGGTGCATAATGGAACCTCGGGCGAGGCACTGGCTGAACTGCAACCCTGGAGCGCCGTCGAACTTCATCAAGAAGGAGTTCGTCGACCAAGCGATCAACGCCCTGGAAGTCAGGTTCCGGTTGGAAGACAATCCCGGTCTGCCAGAGTCCGAGATCCTGGCCATCAAAAGGAAATACCCGTCCGGCGTGTTCCGGAAACGGTACGTGGACGGGTTGTGGGCATTGGCCGAGGGGCTGGTCTACAGCACTTTCGACGAGGACGTTCATGTCGTCGACATGGACCGCATCGTCAAACAGCGTCTGGCCGACAAGCCGAACAGGCAGCCGTTCCGCTACTATGCGGTCGGATGCGACTACGCCGGCGGCGACGACGCATTGGTGTTCACGCTTTACGGCTACGATCATCACGACCACAGGAAAACGTCGTTTTACTGCCTCCGGGAGTTCTACTTCAGGCCGGACCCGGAGAACGGGATCAAGCGCAAAACGCATTCGGACATGGCCGACGAGATGGTCAAGTTCTTGGCCGGTATCCGGCCACGGTTTATCGCCGTGGACCCGGGCGGCGGCGGCACGGCCTTTATCACTGAACTTCAACGCCGTGGCCTTCCGGCCAAAGCGGCGGCGAAGGGGCCTGACAGTATCCTGGCCGGTATCGAGTTCGTCTCGGATCTGCACACGCAGAACCAGATCTACTACGACAAGCGCCGTTGCCCGAACATGATACGCGAGAAACTGGCGTATTCGTGGGACGACAAGAAGTTGACCCCGGTTCCGATCGGCGGTGACGACCACTGCCTTGATGCGGAACGCTACTTCTTCTCGACCGGCTTCGGCTCGAACAAGCGTGCGGCGATCGTCGGCGCATCCGGCACGGCCGTCGCATAA
- a CDS encoding phage portal protein has product MSDLKNIIDRRHPDYLLTAPRWEFLHSAVFDDSKVFAMDVLEKLVGESDETYAVRKRLVWRDNLCRILLDTVWGYLKQDGPAREDKGVPEVVKRFVKSADLDGQDLTSFLLSAGYKAAVMGVSYIIVDQAKNLKGHYDPDLRTYAYVVSPLDVVDVAYDEAGTMLWAMIREYYRDVGDPLTATGDTNVRYRLWTKDAWMLFDDQGERMADESGMDMSGKHKAGRVPVVPVFHGGTRVTPYKGLSLLDGVADKDAAIVNLWSQLMRSIAATAMPIPTIPATDVAANLVVADPTDTELVNEVDARLRSYLQLSQESAFIYDAQASDGPRYLVWDAANIGPIREVLESLRKSVFSNLGLGGQATEKAGVESGVAKAYDFHAANKRCAAIADTLEVAEKTIIEIVGNYNGVSTANYATDWPEDFDVQTMAARIDEYTELLLLVESKSFRAALQKKLMADALPKADRSAMEAEVEAATSAEMPEIE; this is encoded by the coding sequence ATGAGCGACTTGAAAAATATCATCGACCGCCGCCATCCGGACTACCTGCTCACGGCTCCGAGGTGGGAGTTCCTGCACTCGGCCGTGTTCGACGACTCGAAGGTCTTTGCGATGGACGTTCTCGAGAAGCTCGTCGGCGAAAGCGACGAGACGTACGCCGTCCGAAAGAGGCTGGTTTGGCGTGACAACCTGTGCCGGATCCTGTTGGATACGGTTTGGGGATACTTGAAGCAGGACGGTCCGGCGAGGGAAGACAAAGGGGTGCCGGAAGTCGTGAAGCGGTTCGTGAAAAGCGCAGACCTGGACGGCCAGGACCTGACCAGTTTTCTCTTGTCGGCCGGGTACAAGGCGGCGGTGATGGGCGTCTCGTACATCATCGTCGATCAGGCGAAAAACTTGAAGGGTCACTACGACCCCGACCTCCGGACTTATGCTTATGTCGTCTCGCCGCTCGACGTTGTTGACGTCGCATACGACGAAGCCGGCACGATGTTGTGGGCCATGATCCGGGAATATTACCGTGACGTTGGCGACCCGCTGACCGCCACTGGCGACACGAACGTCCGCTACCGGCTATGGACGAAAGACGCATGGATGCTGTTCGACGACCAGGGCGAACGCATGGCCGACGAGAGCGGCATGGATATGTCAGGCAAACACAAAGCCGGTCGTGTCCCTGTCGTCCCAGTATTCCACGGCGGTACCAGGGTCACGCCGTACAAGGGGCTGTCACTGCTCGACGGCGTTGCCGACAAAGATGCGGCGATCGTGAACTTGTGGTCGCAACTGATGAGATCTATCGCAGCCACTGCGATGCCCATCCCGACGATCCCGGCAACTGACGTCGCCGCAAACCTCGTCGTCGCCGACCCGACCGATACAGAGCTGGTCAACGAGGTCGACGCAAGGCTCCGGAGCTACTTGCAACTGTCCCAGGAATCGGCATTCATTTACGATGCCCAGGCCTCCGACGGCCCCCGCTACTTGGTGTGGGACGCCGCCAATATCGGCCCGATCAGGGAAGTCCTGGAAAGCCTCCGCAAGTCCGTCTTCTCGAACCTCGGCCTCGGCGGCCAGGCCACGGAAAAGGCCGGTGTCGAGTCCGGCGTCGCCAAGGCCTACGACTTCCATGCGGCCAACAAGCGTTGCGCCGCAATCGCCGACACGCTCGAAGTCGCCGAAAAAACGATCATCGAGATCGTCGGCAACTACAACGGCGTGTCGACCGCCAACTATGCAACCGATTGGCCCGAGGATTTCGACGTTCAGACCATGGCCGCCCGTATCGACGAGTACACCGAACTCCTGCTCCTGGTCGAATCCAAGAGCTTCCGGGCCGCCCTGCAGAAAAAGCTGATGGCCGACGCATTGCCCAAGGCCGACCGCTCCGCAATGGAAGCCGAGGTCGAGGCCGCAACATCCGCCGAAATGCCGGAAATCGAATAA